A window of the Aeromicrobium phoceense genome harbors these coding sequences:
- the dapF gene encoding diaminopimelate epimerase produces the protein MEFTWFKGHGTENDFVLLPDHDGTLHGDLDPAFVAALCDRRRGIGADGVMRVVRCTALGHNSPAEWFMDYRNADGSLSQMCGNGIRVFARHLLEQGLVEGPEFPIDTRDGLKFLSVVGDEIAVDMGAFTTGTHSKVSAAGQTWEALEVHTGNPHAVAFVDRVQDAGTLLEQPAFSESVYPEGVNIEFVERRGTHHVGMRVHERGSGETRSCGTGACAAAIATARADGAHDPTEYRVDVPGGTLHVTVEPERTVLRGPARIVAGGTMEWRG, from the coding sequence ATGGAATTCACGTGGTTCAAGGGGCACGGCACCGAGAACGACTTCGTGCTGCTGCCCGACCACGACGGCACCCTCCACGGTGACCTCGACCCGGCATTCGTGGCCGCCCTGTGCGACCGGCGCCGCGGCATCGGCGCCGACGGTGTCATGCGTGTCGTGCGCTGCACCGCGCTGGGGCACAACTCGCCCGCGGAGTGGTTCATGGACTACCGCAACGCCGACGGCTCGCTGAGCCAGATGTGCGGCAACGGCATCCGCGTGTTCGCGCGCCACCTGCTCGAGCAGGGTCTCGTCGAGGGGCCGGAGTTCCCGATCGACACGCGGGACGGGCTGAAGTTCCTCTCCGTCGTCGGCGACGAGATCGCGGTCGACATGGGGGCTTTCACCACCGGCACGCACTCCAAGGTCTCGGCCGCCGGCCAGACCTGGGAGGCGCTCGAGGTGCACACCGGCAACCCGCACGCCGTCGCGTTCGTCGACCGCGTGCAGGACGCCGGCACCCTGCTGGAGCAGCCCGCGTTCTCCGAGTCGGTCTACCCCGAGGGCGTCAACATCGAGTTCGTCGAGCGGCGCGGCACCCACCATGTGGGGATGCGCGTCCACGAGCGCGGCTCGGGCGAGACCCGCTCCTGCGGCACCGGCGCGTGCGCCGCGGCGATCGCCACCGCCCGTGCGGACGGAGCACACGATCCCACCGAGTACCGGGTCGACGTGCCCGGCGGAACCCTGCACGTGACCGTCGAGCCGGAGCGCACCGTCCTGCGGGGACCGGCCCGG
- a CDS encoding antitoxin translates to MGFLDRFKGKDAEQLVDRAKEEAARHDEDIDAAIDKVADLADKATDGKFTEKIDDAAARLKEAADRLDEDPTA, encoded by the coding sequence ATGGGCTTCCTGGACAGGTTCAAGGGCAAGGACGCCGAGCAGCTGGTCGACCGGGCCAAGGAGGAGGCGGCGCGGCACGACGAGGACATCGACGCCGCGATCGACAAGGTCGCGGACCTCGCCGACAAGGCCACCGACGGCAAGTTCACCGAGAAGATCGACGACGCGGCGGCCAGGCTCAAGGAGGCCGCGGACCGGCTCGACGAGGACCCGACGGCCTGA
- the lgt gene encoding prolipoprotein diacylglyceryl transferase: MTIATFIPSPEQAVWHLGPLPLRAYALCIIAGVFAAIWITDRRFVAAGGRPGAIGDVAIWAVPFGIIGGRIYHVLTDPQLYFGDGRDPIDALKIWEGGLGIWGAIAFGGLGAWIACRRYDIDFLKMADALAPGLLVAQAIGRLGNYFNQELFGRPTTLPWGLEISEQHRPDGYEQFATFHPTFLYEALWNLAAAALLVWLGKRFALTHGRVFALYVMLYTLGRGWIEALRIDTVNHIGPFRLNIWTSIVVFCLALAYFVWAGRRYRETPERDVSGADTP; the protein is encoded by the coding sequence ATGACCATCGCCACGTTCATCCCCTCGCCGGAACAGGCCGTCTGGCACCTCGGGCCGCTGCCCCTGCGGGCCTATGCGCTGTGCATCATCGCCGGCGTCTTCGCCGCGATCTGGATCACCGACCGCCGGTTCGTCGCGGCCGGCGGCCGCCCCGGCGCGATCGGCGACGTGGCGATCTGGGCCGTGCCGTTCGGCATCATCGGCGGGCGGATCTACCACGTCCTCACCGATCCCCAGCTCTACTTCGGCGACGGTCGCGACCCGATCGACGCGCTGAAGATCTGGGAGGGCGGCCTGGGCATCTGGGGCGCCATCGCGTTCGGCGGCCTGGGCGCGTGGATCGCCTGCCGCCGGTACGACATCGACTTCCTGAAGATGGCCGACGCCCTGGCACCCGGACTGCTGGTCGCGCAGGCGATCGGGCGGCTCGGCAACTACTTCAACCAGGAGCTCTTCGGGCGTCCCACCACGCTGCCGTGGGGCCTGGAGATCTCCGAGCAGCACCGTCCCGACGGCTACGAACAGTTCGCCACCTTCCACCCCACGTTCCTCTACGAGGCGCTGTGGAACCTCGCGGCCGCGGCGCTGCTGGTCTGGCTGGGCAAGCGCTTCGCGCTGACGCACGGACGGGTGTTCGCGCTCTACGTCATGCTCTACACGCTCGGGCGCGGCTGGATCGAGGCGCTGCGGATCGACACGGTGAACCACATCGGCCCGTTCCGGCTGAACATCTGGACCTCGATCGTGGTGTTCTGCCTGGCGCTGGCCTACTTCGTCTGGGCCGGCCGCCGGTACCGCGAGACCCCTGAGCGTGACGTTTCCGGGGCCGACACGCCGTAG
- the trpA gene encoding tryptophan synthase subunit alpha, whose amino-acid sequence MTVVDELFERTRAENRAALVGYLPAGFPTVDGSIAAIGAMIEAGVDLVEVGLPYSDPVMDGPTIQAAAEAALVNGTRVDDVFRVVEASAAGAPTVVMTYWNPVERRGVDRFAADLATAGGAGLITPDLIPDEAVDWERASREQGLDRIYLVSPSSSDERLAMTAEAASGFIYATAVMGVTGQREQTSSLAPELVGRLRKVTDKPVGVGLGVSNGAQAHEIAEFSDAVIVGSALVRCLLDQPDEASGLAAIRDLVTDLRTGVERD is encoded by the coding sequence ATGACCGTCGTTGACGAGCTGTTCGAGCGGACGCGCGCCGAGAACCGCGCGGCCCTCGTGGGCTACCTGCCCGCCGGGTTCCCCACGGTGGACGGCTCCATCGCCGCCATCGGCGCCATGATCGAGGCCGGGGTCGACCTGGTCGAGGTGGGCCTGCCGTACAGCGATCCCGTGATGGACGGGCCCACGATCCAGGCCGCCGCGGAGGCCGCGCTGGTCAACGGCACCCGGGTCGACGACGTGTTCCGCGTCGTGGAGGCCTCGGCCGCCGGCGCCCCCACCGTCGTCATGACCTACTGGAACCCGGTGGAGCGCCGCGGTGTCGACCGGTTCGCTGCTGACCTCGCCACCGCCGGGGGAGCGGGGCTCATCACGCCCGACCTCATCCCCGACGAGGCCGTCGACTGGGAGCGCGCCTCCCGCGAGCAGGGCCTGGACCGCATCTACCTCGTGTCGCCGTCGTCGTCCGACGAGCGGCTGGCGATGACGGCCGAGGCCGCCAGCGGCTTCATCTACGCCACCGCGGTCATGGGCGTCACGGGCCAGCGTGAGCAGACCAGCAGCCTCGCGCCCGAGCTGGTCGGCCGCCTGCGCAAGGTCACCGACAAGCCCGTCGGCGTGGGTCTCGGCGTCAGCAACGGCGCCCAGGCCCACGAGATCGCCGAGTTCTCCGACGCGGTGATCGTGGGATCGGCGCTCGTGCGCTGCCTCCTCGACCAGCCCGACGAGGCCTCGGGGCTCGCCGCCATCCGCGACCTCGTGACCGACCTGCGCACCGGCGTCGAACGGGACTGA
- the trpB gene encoding tryptophan synthase subunit beta, with protein sequence MTDISGRSPSRSALPDGPGHFGRFGGRFMPEALIAPLDEITREWEAAQADPAFRAELDRMLREYANVPSPLYEAHRFSRAVGARILLKREDLNHTGAHKIRNVIGQALLAKRIGKPRCIAETGAGQHGVASATACAYLDLDCTVYMGQVDTERQALNVARMQMLGAEVIPVTTGSATLKDAINEALRDWVTTVDTTHYLFGTAAGPHPFPTMVRELTRGIGDEARAQVLDLDGRLPDAAVACVGGGSNAIGLFTAFVPDESVRLIGIEAGGDGFETGRHAATITAGEVGVLHGARSFLLQDEDGQTIESHSISAGLDYPGVGPEHAHLADIGRAQYRPATDAQAMSAFDLLCKTEGIIPAIESAHALAGAVELAKELGPDATILVNLSGRGDKDVHTAAKYFGLLDENDRAETDR encoded by the coding sequence ATGACTGACATCTCCGGCCGATCGCCGTCGCGATCGGCGCTTCCCGACGGTCCGGGCCACTTCGGCCGCTTCGGCGGCCGGTTCATGCCCGAGGCCCTGATCGCCCCGCTCGACGAGATCACCCGCGAGTGGGAGGCCGCCCAGGCCGATCCCGCGTTCCGCGCCGAGCTCGACCGCATGCTGCGCGAGTACGCCAACGTGCCCAGCCCGCTGTACGAGGCGCACCGGTTCTCCCGGGCCGTCGGTGCGCGCATCCTGCTCAAGCGCGAGGACCTCAACCACACCGGCGCCCACAAGATCCGCAACGTGATCGGGCAGGCGCTGCTGGCCAAGCGCATCGGCAAGCCGCGCTGCATCGCCGAGACCGGGGCCGGCCAGCACGGCGTCGCCTCCGCCACGGCGTGCGCCTACCTCGACCTGGACTGCACCGTCTACATGGGCCAGGTCGACACCGAGCGCCAGGCGCTCAACGTCGCCCGCATGCAGATGCTGGGCGCCGAGGTCATCCCGGTCACCACCGGCAGCGCCACCCTCAAGGACGCGATCAACGAGGCCCTGCGCGACTGGGTCACCACGGTCGACACCACGCACTACCTCTTCGGCACCGCCGCGGGCCCGCACCCGTTCCCGACGATGGTCCGCGAGCTGACCCGGGGCATCGGCGACGAGGCCCGCGCCCAGGTCCTCGATCTCGACGGCAGGCTGCCCGACGCGGCCGTCGCGTGCGTGGGCGGCGGATCGAACGCGATCGGCCTCTTCACGGCGTTCGTGCCCGACGAGAGCGTGCGGCTCATCGGCATCGAGGCGGGCGGCGACGGCTTCGAGACCGGTCGGCACGCCGCCACGATCACCGCCGGCGAGGTCGGCGTGCTCCACGGTGCCCGCTCGTTCCTGCTGCAGGACGAGGACGGCCAGACGATCGAGTCGCACTCGATCAGCGCCGGCCTCGACTACCCGGGCGTGGGCCCCGAGCACGCGCACCTGGCCGACATCGGACGGGCCCAGTACCGGCCCGCCACCGACGCCCAGGCGATGTCCGCGTTCGACCTGCTGTGCAAGACCGAGGGGATCATCCCGGCGATCGAGTCGGCGCACGCGCTGGCCGGCGCGGTCGAGCTCGCCAAGGAGCTGGGCCCCGACGCCACGATCCTGGTCAACCTCTCGGGCCGCGGCGACAAGGACGTGCACACGGCCGCGAAGTACTTCGGGCTGCTGGACGAGAACGACCGGGCGGAGACCGACCGATGA
- the miaA gene encoding tRNA (adenosine(37)-N6)-dimethylallyltransferase MiaA has translation MRPSRPVVAVVGPTASGKTRLSVGLARAVGGEIVNADSVQLYRGMDVGSAKATEAERAGVPHHLLDVLDPSEEASVAAFQREARATIEQIRGRDAVPILVGGSSLYVRAVIDPLDFPGTDPQVRARWADRLDEVGPEALHAELGLRDPQAAAAILPTNGRRIVRALEVGELTGEPFTATMPEPVSIYPEVVMIGLDVPRDVLDARIDARVDAMWADGIVDEVRGLPGLAGSPTASRALGYQQVLAMLAGELTEDEARDETKSGTRRFARRQDRMMRKDPRIHWLPFDDPDLLGRAVALVDHP, from the coding sequence ATGAGACCGAGCCGTCCCGTCGTCGCCGTCGTGGGCCCCACCGCCTCGGGCAAGACGCGGCTCTCGGTCGGCCTGGCTCGTGCGGTGGGCGGTGAGATCGTCAACGCCGACTCCGTGCAGCTGTACCGCGGCATGGACGTGGGCAGCGCGAAGGCCACCGAGGCGGAGCGCGCCGGGGTCCCGCACCACCTGCTCGACGTCCTCGACCCCTCCGAGGAGGCGAGCGTCGCGGCGTTCCAGCGGGAGGCGCGCGCCACGATTGAGCAGATCCGTGGGCGCGACGCGGTGCCGATCCTCGTGGGTGGCTCGTCGCTGTACGTGCGCGCCGTGATCGATCCGCTCGACTTCCCGGGCACCGATCCGCAGGTGCGCGCGCGGTGGGCTGATCGCCTCGACGAGGTCGGTCCCGAGGCGCTGCACGCCGAGCTCGGCCTCCGCGACCCGCAGGCCGCCGCGGCCATCCTGCCCACCAACGGGCGCCGGATCGTCCGTGCCCTCGAGGTGGGCGAGCTGACGGGCGAGCCGTTCACGGCCACGATGCCCGAACCGGTGTCGATCTACCCCGAGGTCGTGATGATCGGGCTCGACGTGCCTCGCGACGTGCTCGACGCGCGCATCGACGCCCGCGTCGACGCGATGTGGGCCGACGGCATCGTTGACGAGGTCAGGGGACTGCCCGGTCTCGCGGGCTCGCCAACGGCCTCGCGGGCCCTCGGGTACCAGCAGGTGCTCGCGATGCTGGCCGGTGAGCTGACCGAGGACGAGGCGCGCGACGAGACGAAGTCCGGCACCCGGCGGTTCGCGCGGCGCCAGGACCGGATGATGCGCAAGGACCCGCGTATCCACTGGCTGCCGTTCGACGACCCCGACCTGCTCGGGCGGGCGGTGGCACTCGTCGATCACCCGTAG